Proteins from a genomic interval of Bradyrhizobium sp. CCGB01:
- a CDS encoding septation protein A: MDKTQPHPLFKLATELGPLLVFFFVNAKFNLFAATGAFMVAIVAAMIASYVVTRHIPIMAIVTGVIVLVFGTLTLVLHDETFIKVKPTIIYGLFAAILGGGLLFGRSFIAVMFDQMFNLTPQGWRILTLRWALFFAGMAILNEIVWRTQSTDFWVNFKVFGVTPLTMVFAIAQMPLTKRYHLEPVSLEASEAEAGDVRKG, from the coding sequence ATGGACAAGACCCAGCCGCATCCGCTGTTCAAGCTTGCGACCGAACTCGGTCCGCTGCTCGTCTTCTTCTTCGTGAATGCGAAGTTCAATCTGTTCGCCGCGACCGGCGCCTTCATGGTCGCGATCGTCGCGGCGATGATCGCGTCCTATGTGGTGACGCGCCATATTCCGATCATGGCGATCGTGACAGGCGTGATCGTGCTGGTGTTCGGCACGCTGACGCTGGTGCTGCACGACGAGACCTTCATCAAGGTCAAGCCGACCATCATCTACGGCCTGTTTGCCGCGATCCTCGGCGGCGGCCTGTTGTTCGGCCGCTCCTTCATCGCCGTGATGTTCGACCAGATGTTCAACCTGACCCCGCAGGGCTGGCGCATCCTCACGCTGCGCTGGGCGCTGTTCTTCGCCGGCATGGCAATCCTGAACGAGATCGTCTGGCGCACCCAGAGCACCGACTTCTGGGTGAACTTCAAGGTGTTCGGCGTGACCCCGCTGACCATGGTCTTCGCCATCGCGCAGATGCCGCTGACCAAGCGCTACCACCTCGAGCCGGTGTCGCTGGAAGCGAGCGAGGCCGAGGCGGGGGATGTGCGGAAGGGCTAG
- the ftsY gene encoding signal recognition particle-docking protein FtsY — protein sequence MNDTSETPKLSWWRRLSNGLKRTSSSLGTAVADLVTKRKLDRAMLDDIEDVLLRADLGTQVAVRIADAVGTGRYDKAISADEVKDVVATEVEKVLSPVAKPLVIDTAKKPFVILVVGVNGSGKTTTIGKLSQKFASEGRKVMLAAGDTFRAAAIEQLKVWGERTKTPVVAGAQGSDSASLAFNALTAAKEQGVDVLLIDTAGRLQNKAELMNELEKVVRVIRKVDDTAPHAVLLVLDATVGQNALSQVEAFHRTAGVTGLVMTKLDGTARGGILVALAEKFKLPVHFIGVGEGVDDLAPFTARDFARAIAGIES from the coding sequence ATGAACGATACCTCCGAGACCCCCAAGCTGAGCTGGTGGCGCCGGCTGTCCAACGGGCTGAAGCGCACCTCGTCCTCGCTCGGGACCGCGGTCGCCGACCTCGTCACCAAGCGCAAGCTCGACCGCGCCATGCTCGATGACATCGAGGACGTGCTGCTGCGCGCCGACCTCGGCACCCAGGTCGCGGTTCGCATTGCGGACGCCGTCGGCACGGGGCGCTACGACAAGGCGATCTCCGCGGACGAGGTCAAGGACGTCGTCGCGACCGAGGTCGAGAAGGTGCTATCGCCGGTGGCGAAGCCCCTCGTGATCGACACGGCGAAGAAGCCGTTCGTCATCCTCGTGGTCGGCGTCAACGGCTCCGGCAAGACCACGACCATCGGAAAGCTCTCGCAAAAATTCGCCTCCGAGGGCCGCAAGGTGATGCTCGCCGCCGGCGACACGTTTCGCGCCGCAGCCATCGAACAGCTGAAGGTCTGGGGCGAACGCACGAAGACGCCGGTCGTCGCCGGGGCGCAGGGGTCGGATTCGGCGAGCCTTGCCTTCAACGCGCTGACCGCGGCGAAGGAACAGGGCGTCGATGTCCTGCTGATCGACACCGCCGGCCGCCTCCAGAACAAGGCCGAGCTAATGAACGAGCTCGAAAAGGTCGTGCGCGTGATCCGCAAGGTGGATGACACTGCGCCGCATGCGGTGCTGCTTGTGCTTGATGCGACCGTCGGCCAAAACGCTTTGTCGCAGGTCGAGGCCTTCCATCGCACCGCCGGGGTCACCGGCCTCGTGATGACGAAGCTCGACGGCACCGCGCGCGGCGGCATCCTGGTGGCGCTCGCGGAAAAATTCAAACTGCCGGTGCATTTCATCGGCGTCGGCGAAGGCGTCGACGATCTCGCGCCGTTCACCGCGCGCGATTTCGCCCGCGCGATCGCCGGAATCGAAAGCTGA
- a CDS encoding RluA family pseudouridine synthase translates to MLDVPELTADEILARVLHRDGLMLVIDKPAGLPVHRGPKGGANLETSFDALRFGLPRPPVLAHRLDKDTSGCLVLGRHRKATASLGLLFKHGKIGKTYWTVVEGGPAEDEGTIDMPLGRLNAERGWWQKPDPEGQKAITNWKVMGRGDGFTWLAMEPVTGRTHQLRVHSSATGWPIFGDNIYGNGPRFGEPKLHLHSREIVVPISRNKEPVRVVAPAPPHMHEKLRACGWNGE, encoded by the coding sequence TTGCTCGATGTTCCCGAATTGACCGCTGATGAGATCCTGGCGCGCGTGCTCCATCGCGACGGGCTGATGCTGGTCATCGACAAGCCGGCCGGCCTGCCGGTGCATCGCGGCCCCAAGGGCGGGGCCAATTTGGAAACATCGTTCGACGCGCTGCGTTTCGGCCTGCCGCGGCCCCCGGTGCTGGCCCACCGGCTGGACAAGGACACCTCCGGCTGCCTCGTGCTTGGGCGCCATCGCAAGGCGACCGCCTCGCTCGGCCTCCTCTTCAAGCACGGCAAGATCGGCAAGACCTACTGGACCGTGGTCGAGGGCGGCCCTGCCGAAGACGAAGGCACCATCGACATGCCGCTCGGCCGGCTCAACGCCGAGCGCGGCTGGTGGCAGAAGCCCGATCCGGAAGGGCAGAAGGCCATCACCAACTGGAAGGTGATGGGCCGGGGTGATGGCTTCACCTGGCTCGCCATGGAACCGGTGACCGGCCGAACCCATCAATTGCGGGTGCATTCGTCCGCGACCGGCTGGCCGATCTTCGGCGATAACATTTACGGCAACGGCCCGCGCTTCGGCGAGCCGAAGCTGCACCTGCATTCCCGCGAGATCGTGGTGCCGATCTCCCGGAACAAGGAGCCGGTCCGCGTGGTCGCGCCGGCGCCGCCCCACATGCACGAGAAGCTCCGCGCCTGCGGATGGAATGGGGAATAG
- a CDS encoding DUF2336 domain-containing protein yields MSTAGLSIIDEVESAIRLGSAEKGLETARRVTDLFLSSAGSFDDEQIALFDDVLERLIGTIELRAIADMGARVALAEISAQLAPIAQAPPSVMRRLANNDEIRIAGPVLQESARLDDGELVKIASSKGEPHLLAVAGRWWLKEIVTDALLARRYPSVSRRLAANPGARVSGKGFAVIVGQAEADPELAVSVGVRVDLPSDLRRQLLRSATDAVRTRLLSRAPPHLFEEIQTAIAAVTVGVEREMSGVRDFEGAKRAIANLKAAGQLTEATLLGFATQRRYEEAVAALAALSGSTVEVIRPLMQSLREDGLLVPCKAAQLSWETTVAVLESRFATGAMKPADIARAQGHYARMTPENARRTLRFWQVRAS; encoded by the coding sequence ATGTCCACGGCCGGGCTATCGATCATCGACGAAGTCGAATCCGCGATTCGGCTCGGCTCGGCGGAAAAGGGCCTCGAAACGGCCCGCCGCGTCACCGACCTGTTCCTCTCCTCCGCCGGCAGTTTTGACGACGAGCAGATCGCGCTGTTCGACGACGTGCTCGAGCGCCTGATCGGCACCATCGAGCTGCGCGCCATCGCGGACATGGGTGCACGCGTTGCGCTAGCCGAGATCAGCGCGCAGCTTGCGCCGATCGCGCAGGCGCCGCCCTCCGTGATGCGCCGCCTCGCCAACAATGACGAGATCCGCATCGCCGGTCCCGTGCTGCAGGAATCCGCGCGCCTCGACGACGGCGAGCTGGTGAAGATCGCCTCCAGCAAGGGCGAGCCGCATCTGCTCGCGGTCGCCGGGCGCTGGTGGCTGAAGGAGATCGTCACCGATGCCTTGCTGGCGCGCCGCTATCCCAGCGTCAGCCGGCGGCTTGCCGCCAATCCCGGCGCGCGCGTCTCCGGCAAGGGGTTTGCCGTCATCGTCGGACAGGCCGAGGCCGACCCCGAGCTCGCCGTGAGCGTCGGCGTGCGCGTCGACCTGCCGTCCGACTTGCGCCGCCAGTTGCTGCGCTCGGCCACGGATGCCGTGCGGACCCGCCTGCTGTCGCGCGCCCCGCCGCATCTGTTCGAGGAAATCCAGACTGCCATCGCCGCCGTGACCGTCGGCGTCGAGCGCGAGATGTCGGGCGTCCGCGACTTCGAAGGCGCCAAGCGGGCGATTGCGAATCTCAAGGCCGCGGGCCAGCTGACCGAAGCAACGTTGCTCGGCTTCGCCACGCAGCGGCGCTACGAGGAAGCCGTGGCTGCCCTGGCGGCGCTGTCCGGGTCGACCGTCGAAGTGATTCGCCCGCTGATGCAGAGCCTGCGCGAGGACGGCCTGCTGGTGCCGTGCAAGGCGGCGCAGCTCAGCTGGGAAACCACCGTCGCCGTGCTCGAAAGCCGTTTCGCCACCGGCGCGATGAAGCCGGCGGACATCGCGAGGGCGCAGGGACATTACGCAAGGATGACGCCGGAGAATGCGCGGCGGACGCTGCGGTTCTGGCAGGTGCGAGCGTCGTAG
- the mtaB gene encoding tRNA (N(6)-L-threonylcarbamoyladenosine(37)-C(2))-methylthiotransferase MtaB has protein sequence MAVDIVTFGCRLNAFEAEVIRREAEGAGLSDTIVINSCAVTNEAVAQARQSIRKLKRERPGARIVVTGCAAQTQSRMFADMAEVDRVVGNDDKMRGEAWREARAAFDLGANEKIAVSDIMSVKEMAPHLIDGFASGLPRVFVQVQNGCDHRCTFCIIPFGRGNSRSVPMGAVVDQVRALVARGHAEIVLTGVDLTSYGADLPGAPKLGMLTKQILRHVPELRRLRISSIDSIEADNDLLDAIADDARLMPHLHLSLQSGDDMILKRMKRRHSRSNSIAFCNRVRRLRPDIAFGADIIAGFPTETEEMFSRSLDLVEECGLTFLHVFPYSPRPGTPAARMPQVAGPAIKARAKRLREAGEAALRQRLQAEVGATRDVLIESEGQGRTEHFLPVAIAGGRVGSVVALTIAGSDGVRLTA, from the coding sequence ATGGCCGTCGACATCGTCACCTTCGGCTGCCGCCTCAATGCCTTTGAGGCGGAGGTCATCCGCCGCGAGGCCGAGGGCGCGGGGCTTTCCGACACCATCGTCATCAACAGCTGCGCCGTTACCAACGAGGCGGTGGCGCAGGCGCGTCAGTCGATCCGCAAATTGAAGCGCGAGCGGCCCGGTGCGCGCATCGTCGTCACCGGCTGCGCGGCGCAGACCCAAAGCCGGATGTTCGCCGACATGGCCGAGGTCGACCGCGTCGTCGGCAATGACGACAAGATGCGCGGCGAAGCCTGGCGCGAGGCGCGTGCCGCTTTCGATCTCGGTGCGAACGAAAAAATCGCCGTCAGCGACATCATGTCGGTGAAGGAGATGGCGCCGCATCTGATCGACGGTTTCGCGAGCGGCCTGCCGCGCGTGTTCGTGCAGGTGCAGAACGGCTGCGACCATCGCTGCACCTTCTGCATCATCCCCTTCGGCCGCGGCAATTCGCGTTCGGTGCCGATGGGCGCGGTTGTCGATCAGGTGCGGGCGCTTGTTGCGCGCGGCCATGCCGAGATCGTGTTGACCGGCGTCGATCTCACCAGCTACGGCGCCGATCTGCCCGGCGCGCCGAAACTCGGCATGCTGACCAAGCAGATCCTGCGGCATGTGCCGGAGTTGAGGCGCCTGCGCATCTCTTCGATCGATTCGATCGAGGCCGACAACGATCTGCTCGACGCCATCGCCGACGATGCGCGGCTGATGCCGCATCTGCATCTGTCGCTGCAATCCGGCGACGACATGATCCTGAAGCGCATGAAGCGGCGGCATTCGCGCAGCAATTCGATTGCGTTCTGCAACCGGGTGCGCCGCCTGCGCCCGGACATCGCCTTCGGCGCCGACATCATCGCGGGCTTTCCGACCGAGACCGAGGAGATGTTTTCGCGCTCGCTGGATCTGGTCGAGGAATGCGGTCTGACGTTCCTGCACGTCTTCCCCTATTCCCCGCGCCCCGGCACGCCGGCCGCGCGGATGCCGCAGGTTGCGGGGCCAGCGATCAAGGCGCGTGCGAAGCGGCTGCGTGAGGCCGGTGAGGCGGCGTTGCGGCAGCGGCTGCAAGCCGAAGTGGGTGCGACGCGCGATGTGCTGATCGAGAGCGAAGGGCAGGGACGCACGGAGCATTTTCTGCCGGTGGCGATTGCGGGTGGGCGTGTGGGGAGTGTTGTGGCGCTGACGATTGCCGGGAGTGATGGCGTGCGGCTGACTGCATAG
- the dapF gene encoding diaminopimelate epimerase has translation MSALANHAFAKMNGIGNEIVVVDMRDSTAKVTPDDARAVASAQGGVPYDQLMVLQRPRFDGTEAFISIYNNDGSEAGACGNGMRCVMRRIFEKSGQTTATFETAAGLLNAWQGPAPDLYTVDMGAPKFGWQDIPLAEEFRDTRYIELQIGPIDNPILHSPSVVSMGNPHAIFWVNDVNAYDLERFGPLLENHPIFPERANITLAQIVDREHITMRTWERGAGLTRACGSAACATAVAAARLKRTERNVEMTLPGGKLGIEWRERDDHVLMTGTATFEYEGNFDPALFAPVG, from the coding sequence ATGAGCGCGCTGGCCAACCACGCATTTGCCAAGATGAACGGCATCGGCAACGAGATCGTCGTTGTCGACATGCGCGATTCCACGGCAAAGGTGACACCGGACGACGCCCGCGCGGTTGCGTCGGCGCAAGGCGGCGTGCCCTACGACCAGCTCATGGTGCTCCAGAGGCCGCGGTTCGACGGCACCGAAGCCTTCATCAGCATCTACAACAATGACGGCTCCGAGGCCGGCGCCTGCGGCAACGGCATGCGCTGCGTGATGCGGCGCATCTTCGAGAAGAGCGGTCAGACCACGGCGACGTTCGAGACCGCTGCCGGCCTGCTCAACGCCTGGCAGGGGCCGGCGCCCGATCTCTACACCGTCGACATGGGCGCGCCGAAATTCGGCTGGCAGGACATTCCGCTGGCGGAAGAGTTTCGCGACACCCGCTACATCGAATTGCAGATCGGGCCGATCGACAATCCGATCCTGCATTCGCCGTCGGTCGTGAGCATGGGCAATCCGCACGCGATCTTCTGGGTCAATGACGTCAACGCCTACGATCTCGAGCGTTTCGGTCCGCTGCTGGAAAATCACCCGATCTTCCCCGAGCGCGCCAACATCACGCTGGCCCAGATCGTCGATCGCGAGCACATCACGATGCGCACCTGGGAGCGCGGTGCCGGCCTCACCAGGGCCTGCGGTTCGGCGGCCTGCGCGACCGCGGTTGCGGCTGCGCGTCTGAAGCGCACCGAGCGCAATGTCGAGATGACGCTGCCAGGCGGCAAGCTCGGCATCGAATGGCGCGAGCGCGACGACCATGTGCTGATGACGGGCACCGCGACCTTCGAATATGAAGGCAATTTCGATCCGGCGCTGTTCGCGCCGGTCGGCTGA